One window of Leifsonia sp. AK011 genomic DNA carries:
- a CDS encoding LacI family DNA-binding transcriptional regulator, whose product MSALSDVARLADVSTATASRALSGRGYVAAETRDRVVAAAAEVGYFGTPSSSMPFPSSRAVGVVVPHMNHWYFGSVLEGIEAALALSDAELVLRRLTRNPLERRRAFETLMMHTGVAAVIAVGIESGDEVASLLQSLDRPFVSVGGPVGGAAGISIDDHAAGALITRHLASLGHQRILHLGADATGDAGLAVHTRRLAGYREAMTDAGLGPRIAVHTAPLSVPGGYAAGLAILADPRTRPTAIAAGSDELAIGVIIAARQLGIQVPDQLSVIGIDDHELAEMFALTTLAQDPAAQGAEAVRLALAERADPNPGWIEHPARLVVRGSTRAPQ is encoded by the coding sequence GTGAGCGCCCTCAGTGACGTGGCCCGCCTGGCGGATGTCTCGACGGCGACGGCCTCCCGCGCCCTCAGCGGGCGGGGGTACGTCGCCGCGGAGACGCGCGACCGCGTCGTCGCCGCCGCTGCGGAGGTCGGCTATTTCGGAACCCCGTCATCATCGATGCCCTTCCCCTCGTCCCGTGCCGTGGGAGTCGTCGTTCCGCACATGAACCACTGGTACTTCGGCAGCGTGCTCGAGGGCATCGAGGCCGCCCTGGCGCTCTCCGACGCCGAACTCGTGCTGCGCAGGCTCACGCGCAACCCACTAGAGCGACGTCGAGCGTTCGAGACACTCATGATGCACACGGGAGTGGCGGCCGTGATCGCCGTCGGCATCGAGTCCGGTGACGAGGTGGCATCCCTGCTGCAGTCCCTCGATCGGCCGTTCGTCTCCGTCGGCGGCCCGGTCGGCGGAGCTGCCGGCATCTCGATCGACGACCACGCCGCTGGTGCCCTCATCACCCGGCACCTGGCGAGCCTGGGGCACCAGCGCATCCTGCACCTCGGGGCCGATGCAACGGGCGACGCAGGACTCGCCGTGCACACGAGGCGCCTCGCGGGGTACAGGGAGGCGATGACGGATGCCGGACTCGGCCCTCGCATCGCGGTGCACACGGCACCACTGTCCGTTCCCGGAGGTTATGCGGCCGGCCTCGCGATCCTCGCCGACCCGCGCACGCGCCCGACCGCGATCGCGGCGGGCAGTGACGAGCTCGCGATCGGCGTGATCATCGCCGCCAGGCAGCTCGGCATCCAGGTGCCCGACCAGCTGTCGGTCATCGGCATCGACGACCACGAGCTGGCCGAGATGTTCGCGCTCACGACCCTTGCCCAGGACCCGGCGGCGCAGGGAGCGGAGGCGGTTCGGCTCGCGCTGGCCGAGCGGGCGGATCCGAACCCGGGGTGGATCGAACATCCTGCCCGACTCGTCGTGCGGGGGAGCACGCGCGCGCCGCAGTGA
- a CDS encoding response regulator, with protein MEKTYRVLVVDDDPDVALYMRTVLERRGPFSVRAVADAPSAIAAVSDFRPDVVVTDIEMPGMTGLEFIEKMNGIRPDLPVVVVTAHVSVEYAVGALRARADEFLTKPVNSTELTAVVLRLAQNGRAGHSQPHREVVLAIGAHPDDVEIGVGGILSSHRAAGDTVVILTLSRGAQGGRADNRQNESLRAAELLGARLFLEDFVDTEITSTGPTVKAIERVVSEIGPTIVYTHTSHDRHQDHRAVHEASLVATRLVGTVACYQSPSSTVDYKPTRFVSIDGFWERKLELLACFESQVGIRSYLEPDFVVATARYWSRYGGGRLVEPLEIIRETSDLSTPVRRRVATS; from the coding sequence ATGGAAAAGACCTATCGAGTACTTGTCGTCGATGACGACCCGGACGTCGCACTGTACATGCGCACCGTTCTCGAGCGCCGCGGGCCGTTCAGCGTCCGCGCCGTCGCCGATGCCCCCTCGGCGATCGCCGCCGTGAGCGACTTCCGCCCAGATGTCGTCGTCACCGACATCGAGATGCCGGGGATGACGGGGCTCGAGTTCATCGAGAAGATGAACGGCATCCGCCCCGACCTCCCCGTCGTCGTCGTGACCGCCCACGTCTCCGTCGAGTACGCGGTCGGCGCCCTCCGCGCCCGCGCCGACGAGTTCCTCACCAAGCCGGTCAACTCGACGGAGCTCACCGCCGTCGTGCTCCGCCTCGCCCAGAACGGCAGGGCCGGCCACAGCCAGCCGCACCGTGAGGTCGTGCTCGCCATCGGCGCCCACCCCGACGACGTCGAGATCGGAGTGGGCGGCATCCTCTCCTCGCATCGCGCCGCGGGGGACACCGTGGTGATCCTGACCCTGTCCCGCGGGGCCCAGGGCGGCCGAGCCGACAACCGGCAGAACGAGTCACTGCGGGCGGCCGAACTCCTCGGTGCCCGCCTGTTCCTCGAGGACTTCGTCGACACCGAGATCACCAGCACCGGCCCGACCGTCAAGGCGATCGAACGCGTGGTCAGCGAGATCGGGCCCACGATCGTCTACACGCACACGTCGCACGACAGACACCAGGACCACCGCGCCGTGCACGAGGCGTCCCTCGTCGCGACGCGGCTCGTGGGAACTGTCGCCTGCTACCAGAGCCCCTCGTCCACAGTCGACTACAAACCGACGCGATTCGTCTCCATCGACGGCTTCTGGGAGCGCAAGCTCGAGCTCCTCGCCTGCTTCGAATCGCAGGTCGGAATCCGCAGCTATCTCGAACCGGACTTCGTCGTCGCGACCGCGCGCTACTGGTCGCGCTACGGCGGCGGCAGGCTCGTCGAGCCGCTCGAGATCATCCGCGAGACCTCCGACCTGTCCACTCCCGTTCGCCGACGGGTGGCCACGTCATGA